Proteins encoded in a region of the Halodesulfovibrio marinisediminis DSM 17456 genome:
- the rsmG gene encoding 16S rRNA (guanine(527)-N(7))-methyltransferase RsmG, with amino-acid sequence MKKNDSPTVADVASLLKREGFTPSETELEALTGYLTLVMKWNKVMNLVGPYSWQDVLTILIIDSLHLNEFLRSLPLPVTPTTWDFGAGAGLPGIPLRALWQEGQYYLVDVREKRAMFMEQTVKRLRIRNTDVYKGRVEDFMDEHEPADLMLSRAFMPWKKLLELVGPNIKPQGRIVILALETVPADLTEGWSVEKEIFYKVGKDTRYFWSLVKA; translated from the coding sequence GTGAAGAAAAATGATTCTCCAACCGTTGCAGATGTTGCCAGCCTTCTGAAGCGAGAAGGTTTTACCCCTTCAGAGACAGAACTCGAAGCGCTCACAGGGTACCTCACCCTTGTCATGAAGTGGAATAAGGTCATGAACCTCGTAGGTCCCTATTCATGGCAGGATGTCCTTACCATTCTCATTATCGACAGCTTACATCTTAACGAGTTTTTGCGTTCCTTACCACTTCCTGTAACACCGACGACGTGGGATTTTGGTGCTGGTGCCGGACTCCCCGGCATTCCACTTCGAGCACTCTGGCAGGAAGGACAATACTACCTTGTTGACGTGCGGGAAAAACGCGCCATGTTTATGGAGCAGACTGTTAAGCGTCTGCGCATACGTAACACCGATGTGTATAAGGGACGTGTAGAGGATTTCATGGATGAACATGAGCCAGCAGACCTAATGCTGAGTCGGGCATTCATGCCATGGAAAAAGCTTCTTGAGCTCGTCGGTCCAAATATTAAGCCGCAAGGTCGAATCGTCATTCTTGCGCTTGAGACTGTGCCAGCAGACCTTACAGAAGGTTGGAGTGTCGAAAAAGAAATTTTTTACAAAGTAGGTAAGGACACCAGATACTTCTGGTCGTTGGTGAAAGCATAA
- the argS gene encoding arginine--tRNA ligase, which produces MRAKNHLYTALQAIVADLDLEWPARTTIEPPKEKKFGDMAANIAMVLAKPAKRNPRELASLIAEKLIEDPMIDNVEIAGPGFLNITFSIDFWRSTVAIIDERGEGYGSIDQGKGKKVQVEYVSANPTGPLHIGHGRGAAVGDSLARLLRFAGYDVHTEYYINDAGRQMLILGQSVLFRARQIAGEDLPDPEDFYRGDYIKDIAKEVLEQHPDLLEKDDALEICREYALNQILDGIKKDLAEFRVEHQNWFSERSLVTAGAVEKTFNRLKEAGLAFEQDGALWFRTTEFGDDKDRVLRKSDGSLTYFASDIAYHDNKYDRGFELNVDIWGADHHGYVPRMRAAVEALGKPKDSFDVILIQLVNLLRNGEQIAMSTRAGQFDTLEEVVKDVGCDAARFMFLSRKSDSHLDFDLELVKQKSMDNPVYYVQYANARICSVLRKAAERGIAVPEKATPEILSAIKEDSELDLIKLLDQFEDVVDSAARQLAPHQISFYVQELASALHSFYANNPILNAKDENVIAARLCLLQSVSKVIRNGLNLVGVEAPESM; this is translated from the coding sequence ATGCGCGCTAAGAATCATTTATACACAGCCCTGCAAGCAATTGTGGCTGACCTTGATCTTGAATGGCCTGCCAGAACAACCATTGAACCTCCAAAAGAGAAAAAGTTCGGCGACATGGCAGCTAACATCGCCATGGTTCTGGCTAAACCTGCAAAACGTAACCCGCGCGAACTTGCTTCCCTCATCGCTGAAAAACTCATTGAAGATCCAATGATCGACAACGTTGAGATTGCAGGCCCGGGCTTCTTGAACATCACCTTCTCCATTGATTTCTGGAGAAGCACCGTTGCTATCATCGATGAACGTGGCGAAGGCTACGGCTCTATAGACCAGGGCAAAGGCAAAAAAGTTCAGGTTGAATACGTTTCTGCAAACCCGACTGGTCCACTGCACATTGGTCACGGTCGTGGTGCAGCAGTTGGCGACAGCCTTGCGCGCCTCCTGCGCTTTGCCGGATACGATGTACACACTGAATACTACATCAACGACGCAGGCCGTCAGATGCTTATCCTTGGTCAGTCTGTTCTTTTCCGTGCACGTCAAATTGCAGGTGAAGACCTTCCTGATCCAGAAGATTTTTACCGTGGCGACTACATTAAAGACATCGCAAAAGAAGTTCTGGAACAGCATCCAGACCTGCTTGAAAAAGACGATGCTCTTGAAATCTGCCGCGAATACGCTCTCAACCAGATTCTCGACGGAATCAAGAAAGACCTTGCTGAATTCCGTGTAGAACACCAGAACTGGTTCTCCGAGCGCTCTCTCGTTACCGCTGGTGCAGTTGAAAAAACCTTCAACCGCCTTAAAGAAGCTGGTCTTGCATTTGAGCAGGACGGTGCTCTCTGGTTCCGCACCACTGAATTCGGTGACGACAAAGACCGCGTACTCCGTAAGTCCGACGGTTCCCTTACTTACTTTGCTTCTGATATTGCGTACCACGACAACAAATACGACCGTGGTTTCGAACTGAACGTAGACATCTGGGGTGCTGACCACCACGGTTACGTTCCTCGTATGCGCGCAGCTGTTGAAGCACTTGGTAAGCCGAAAGACAGCTTTGACGTAATCCTTATCCAGCTTGTTAACCTGCTCCGCAACGGTGAACAGATTGCTATGTCCACCCGCGCAGGCCAGTTCGACACTCTTGAAGAAGTTGTTAAAGACGTTGGCTGCGATGCAGCACGCTTCATGTTCCTCTCCCGTAAAAGTGACAGTCACCTCGACTTTGACCTTGAGCTGGTGAAACAGAAGTCCATGGACAACCCTGTGTACTACGTACAGTATGCAAATGCCCGTATCTGTTCTGTCCTGCGAAAAGCCGCAGAACGCGGCATTGCTGTACCTGAAAAAGCAACTCCTGAAATTCTTTCTGCAATAAAAGAAGACAGCGAACTTGACTTGATCAAACTTCTCGATCAATTTGAAGATGTTGTTGATTCAGCAGCACGCCAGCTTGCTCCTCACCAGATTAGTTTCTACGTGCAGGAACTCGCTAGCGCATTGCACAGCTTCTACGCTAACAACCCAATCCTTAACGCTAAGGATGAAAACGTGATTGCAGCACGCCTTTGCCTGCTCCAGAGCGTTTCCAAGGTTATCCGCAACGGTCTTAACCTCGTGGGTGTTGAAGCACCTGAATCTATGTAA
- a CDS encoding ACP S-malonyltransferase — protein MTMNTDIAVLFPGQGSQEPNMGRDVAEANADIMSLWKKAEKISGIDLRGIYWDGDEAAMADTRNLQPALTLVNLGLWIEASGSLRPSCMAGHSLGEFSALAASEALSVDAVIEAVSLRGRLMADADPSGTGAMAAAMKMKLEAVEAVVTDVAESTGEMIRIANYNTPGQFVLSGTKTAIAEAGAKIKEQKGRAIPLKVSGAFHSPLMADAAKELSSYFAKLSWNNPKYPIYCNVTGKPATTSADLAEIMPQQMTSSVFWIDTITNQFNAGVRQFVEVGPKGVLSKMLGQILKPVADSSEWESLNLGSLEAVEAFNAAK, from the coding sequence ATGACAATGAACACCGATATAGCTGTTCTTTTTCCAGGACAGGGCTCTCAAGAGCCAAATATGGGACGTGATGTAGCAGAAGCAAATGCAGACATCATGTCTTTGTGGAAAAAAGCTGAAAAAATCAGCGGCATTGACCTTCGTGGCATTTACTGGGACGGTGACGAAGCTGCAATGGCAGACACCCGCAACTTGCAGCCTGCACTTACTCTGGTAAACCTTGGCCTCTGGATTGAAGCTTCCGGCTCTTTACGTCCATCCTGCATGGCTGGTCACTCTCTTGGTGAATTCAGCGCACTTGCAGCATCCGAAGCTCTTTCCGTTGATGCAGTTATTGAGGCAGTATCTCTTCGTGGCCGCCTTATGGCAGACGCCGATCCAAGTGGCACTGGTGCTATGGCAGCAGCAATGAAAATGAAGCTTGAAGCTGTTGAAGCTGTTGTTACAGACGTTGCAGAATCTACAGGGGAAATGATTCGCATCGCTAACTACAACACTCCAGGCCAGTTTGTTCTCTCCGGCACCAAAACTGCGATTGCAGAAGCTGGTGCTAAAATTAAAGAACAGAAAGGCCGTGCGATTCCGCTGAAAGTATCCGGCGCATTCCACAGCCCGCTTATGGCTGACGCAGCAAAAGAACTTTCCAGCTACTTTGCAAAACTTTCCTGGAATAACCCTAAGTACCCTATCTACTGCAACGTGACTGGCAAACCTGCCACCACTTCTGCTGATCTCGCAGAGATTATGCCGCAGCAGATGACATCTTCCGTATTCTGGATTGATACCATCACCAACCAGTTCAACGCTGGCGTTCGTCAATTTGTTGAAGTTGGTCCTAAAGGTGTTCTTTCCAAAATGCTCGGACAGATCCTTAAACCAGTTGCAGACTCTTCCGAATGGGAAAGCCTGAATCTGGGCAGCCTTGAAGCTGTTGAAGCTTTCAACGCAGCAAAATAA